One Verrucomicrobiota bacterium JB022 genomic region harbors:
- a CDS encoding sugar ABC transporter permease, translated as MRPHLSKDSAAVLRGLAFISPNILGFLLFTLVPLVLSFVMAFTNWDLLQHNMFQDNPIQFVGLRNFIQLFQDTNFWQYLGNTFFLLLGIPFSIAGSLGAALLLFRNPKEGYRGPGWLFWSVGLSVSSGLLLLALGFGASAIVSVLAGLFALVMISGMAGGTTVYRTLFYLPHFTQGVAIFILWKKLYNPTSGPINSTLSPVLDAVGGVAAQFPPQAGYVALALVAALMLWVWSAALRGSLVAWREGEQGTAALVAALVALLVPLFFALRWLPGPTGIVFVAAAVALGVWRGRRVWARYPFRHAAPKAHGMGAALMKGGAVVALLLALIGIGQVLLHLPVWSRSGLEPPLWLADYHWAKPSIMIMSLWASIGSNSMILYLAGLSNISPELYEAADIDGAGRWQKFHHITWPQLAPVTFFIVIMSFIYGLQGGFEMARTMTKGGPAGATTTLSYYVYTEGFETGRLGYASAVAWVLFLMVFLITLFNWKFGNRYVAD; from the coding sequence ATGAGACCCCACCTTTCCAAAGACTCTGCCGCCGTCCTGCGCGGGCTCGCCTTCATTTCGCCCAACATTCTGGGCTTCCTCCTTTTTACGCTGGTGCCGCTGGTGCTCAGCTTTGTGATGGCCTTCACCAACTGGGACCTCCTGCAGCATAACATGTTTCAGGACAACCCGATCCAGTTCGTCGGCCTGCGTAACTTCATCCAGTTGTTTCAGGACACGAATTTCTGGCAATACCTCGGCAACACCTTCTTCCTGCTGCTGGGGATCCCCTTCAGCATTGCGGGCAGCCTCGGGGCGGCACTGCTGCTGTTCCGCAACCCCAAGGAAGGGTATCGCGGCCCGGGCTGGCTCTTCTGGTCGGTAGGGCTTTCGGTCTCTTCCGGCTTGCTGCTCCTGGCGCTCGGCTTCGGGGCCAGTGCCATCGTTTCCGTGCTGGCGGGCCTCTTTGCCCTCGTGATGATTTCGGGTATGGCCGGCGGCACGACGGTCTACCGCACGCTGTTTTACCTGCCGCACTTCACCCAGGGCGTGGCCATCTTCATCCTCTGGAAGAAGCTCTACAACCCCACTTCTGGGCCGATCAACTCGACACTCAGCCCTGTGCTCGACGCCGTGGGCGGGGTGGCGGCACAATTTCCGCCCCAGGCTGGTTACGTGGCGCTCGCGCTGGTGGCCGCACTCATGCTCTGGGTCTGGAGCGCGGCGCTGCGGGGCAGCCTCGTGGCCTGGCGCGAAGGGGAGCAAGGGACCGCCGCTCTGGTCGCAGCCCTCGTGGCACTGCTGGTGCCGCTCTTCTTTGCCTTGCGCTGGTTGCCTGGCCCGACCGGGATCGTATTTGTGGCCGCTGCCGTGGCGCTGGGTGTATGGCGAGGCCGGCGCGTCTGGGCTCGCTATCCCTTCCGCCACGCCGCCCCCAAAGCCCATGGCATGGGTGCAGCTCTGATGAAAGGCGGGGCGGTGGTCGCCCTTTTGCTCGCGCTGATCGGGATCGGCCAAGTGCTGCTGCACCTGCCTGTCTGGAGTCGCAGCGGCCTGGAGCCGCCTCTGTGGCTGGCGGATTATCATTGGGCCAAGCCCTCGATCATGATCATGAGCCTCTGGGCTTCGATCGGCTCCAACAGCATGATCCTCTACCTGGCTGGCCTTTCCAATATTTCACCGGAGCTGTATGAAGCGGCCGACATCGATGGGGCGGGGCGCTGGCAGAAGTTCCACCACATCACTTGGCCGCAACTCGCTCCGGTGACCTTTTTCATCGTCATCATGAGCTTCATCTACGGCCTGCAAGGCGGCTTTGAAATGGCCCGCACGATGACTAAAGGCGGACCGGCCGGCGCTACCACCACGCTCAGCTACTACGTCTATACGGAGGGCTTTGAAACGGGACGTTTGGGCTACGCCTCCGCCGTAGCCTGGGTCCTCTTCCTGATGGTCTTCCTCATCACCCTCTTCAACTGGAAATTCGGGAACCGCTATGTCGCCGACTGA
- a CDS encoding ABC transporter substrate-binding protein has product MKRTFLITGGVLALASIATMRSIPGQGGDLPVLHWVTDPHPARVEQIATYYEWLDRHDYPRMQVFLDAANAEITKKLIQGVSGVGGEIVDCNRAKRDLLVFHGVGMLEDVTDEAQALGFSTDQTYPSMEEAITVDGRQFGFPRNVSTFMFWVNRQTFDNLGMKQPPQVWDWAEFERVGKEFVARANAGANRTPAFFLLPDQTDQMALPVVMMRGLGQSLFNETMTASTLDDPRTIEVLETIHRWTFEERLLPTAADRASFTTSSGFGGPALQLFREGRVGMVMMGRYALLQLRRFDEPLQLAVSEPPAERYRNTLIMGGISSVYAGAENKELAAYFLAYLASEGYNMQIVRDADGLPPNPRFTETEAFLRPPEHPNEWGVHEVFANAAKEIAIPYDYNEFILPTATSRILDSHYEAFMNGLIDAPTAAYRMQRDLDAEIQRNLRDRPQLAEKHARLLAAQREIDALKQAGEPVPASLLRNPYHLALQRRADTPRAE; this is encoded by the coding sequence ATGAAGCGCACCTTTCTGATTACAGGGGGAGTATTGGCGCTCGCCAGTATCGCCACCATGCGTTCGATCCCGGGGCAGGGCGGGGACTTACCCGTCTTGCACTGGGTGACCGACCCTCACCCGGCGCGAGTCGAGCAGATCGCGACCTACTATGAGTGGCTGGATCGACACGACTACCCGCGCATGCAGGTGTTTCTCGATGCGGCCAACGCGGAGATCACTAAAAAGCTGATCCAGGGCGTTTCAGGCGTCGGCGGCGAAATCGTCGACTGCAACCGGGCCAAGCGAGACCTGCTGGTCTTCCACGGTGTCGGCATGTTGGAGGACGTGACGGATGAGGCGCAGGCTCTTGGTTTTTCAACCGACCAGACATACCCCTCGATGGAGGAGGCGATCACGGTGGATGGGCGCCAGTTCGGTTTCCCGCGCAACGTGTCGACCTTCATGTTCTGGGTCAACCGTCAGACGTTCGACAACCTGGGGATGAAGCAGCCTCCGCAGGTGTGGGACTGGGCGGAGTTCGAGCGGGTGGGCAAGGAGTTTGTCGCCCGGGCCAACGCGGGCGCAAACCGCACACCGGCCTTTTTCCTCCTGCCCGACCAGACCGACCAGATGGCGCTGCCCGTCGTCATGATGCGCGGCCTCGGCCAAAGTCTCTTCAACGAGACGATGACAGCCTCTACGCTGGATGACCCCCGCACGATAGAGGTGCTCGAAACCATCCATCGCTGGACCTTCGAAGAGCGTTTGCTCCCCACCGCCGCCGACCGGGCTTCGTTTACGACCTCCAGTGGCTTCGGTGGCCCCGCCCTGCAGCTCTTCCGCGAAGGGCGGGTGGGGATGGTCATGATGGGGCGCTACGCGCTGTTGCAGCTCCGTCGGTTCGACGAGCCATTGCAGCTCGCGGTAAGCGAGCCCCCGGCCGAGCGTTACCGCAACACCTTGATCATGGGCGGCATCTCGTCCGTTTATGCCGGTGCGGAGAACAAGGAGCTGGCGGCCTACTTCCTGGCCTACCTCGCGAGCGAGGGGTACAACATGCAGATCGTGCGCGATGCCGACGGCCTGCCGCCGAACCCCCGCTTTACCGAAACGGAGGCCTTTCTGCGCCCGCCGGAGCATCCCAACGAATGGGGAGTGCACGAGGTCTTTGCCAACGCGGCCAAAGAAATCGCGATCCCCTACGATTACAACGAATTCATTTTGCCGACTGCCACCTCGCGCATCCTGGACAGCCACTACGAGGCGTTCATGAACGGTTTGATCGATGCGCCGACGGCAGCCTACCGCATGCAGCGCGACCTCGATGCCGAGATCCAGCGCAACCTGCGAGACCGGCCCCAGCTGGCGGAAAAACACGCCCGCCTGCTCGCCGCCCAACGCGAGATCGACGCCCTGAAGCAGGCAGGCGAGCCCGTGCCCGCTTCGCTGCTCCGTAACCCCTACCACCTGGCACTGCAGCGCCGTGCCGATACTCCGCGCGCCGAATGA